One genomic window of Desulfosalsimonas propionicica includes the following:
- a CDS encoding NAD(P)/FAD-dependent oxidoreductase produces the protein MTTTQCDTLGNSAYPYEENEYDLVIIGAGPAGMTASIYAIRANMRVLLLDKLSPGGQVINTLEVQNYPGAGIINGAELAIQMFEQTQALGVPFEYATATQILENNGKKQIVCEEGQTFQARAVIIATGTNPRRLGVPGEEKFAGDSIHWCAICDGSQYRCKTVAMIGGGNSAVEESLYLAGIADHLSLITLFDLTADPAACDKLRALPNVTIYECHEILEFIGTNGLEAIRARCTKSGEEITVRTEGAFEYIGLEPKAEAFKNLGILNEHGYIEADSWMETRAGGIFGAGDINSKNLRQIVTACSDGALAAQAAARYIEMMK, from the coding sequence ATGACAACAACACAATGCGATACCTTGGGAAACAGTGCTTACCCGTACGAAGAAAACGAATACGATCTGGTCATCATCGGTGCCGGGCCGGCAGGCATGACGGCATCCATCTATGCCATTCGTGCCAATATGAGGGTGCTGCTTCTTGACAAGCTGTCCCCTGGCGGCCAGGTGATCAACACCCTGGAGGTCCAGAATTATCCCGGCGCCGGAATTATCAACGGTGCTGAACTGGCCATTCAGATGTTCGAGCAGACCCAGGCCCTTGGCGTGCCTTTTGAATACGCCACCGCAACACAAATTCTGGAAAACAACGGGAAAAAACAGATTGTCTGCGAGGAAGGGCAGACATTTCAAGCCAGGGCCGTCATTATTGCCACCGGCACCAATCCCCGAAGGCTCGGTGTCCCGGGTGAGGAAAAATTTGCCGGTGACAGCATTCACTGGTGCGCCATCTGCGACGGCTCCCAGTACCGCTGCAAAACGGTCGCCATGATCGGCGGAGGCAATTCTGCGGTTGAAGAGTCCCTTTACCTGGCGGGAATTGCCGACCACCTGTCGCTGATCACGCTTTTCGACCTGACGGCCGACCCGGCAGCATGCGACAAATTACGGGCCCTGCCCAACGTCACAATTTATGAATGTCATGAAATTCTTGAATTTATCGGCACCAACGGCCTGGAGGCGATACGGGCCCGGTGCACCAAAAGCGGCGAAGAGATCACAGTCAGGACAGAAGGCGCCTTTGAATATATCGGCCTGGAACCCAAGGCGGAGGCTTTCAAGAACCTGGGCATTCTGAATGAACACGGCTACATTGAAGCCGATTCCTGGATGGAGACCCGTGCAGGAGGCATTTTCGGGGCCGGGGACATTAACAGCAAAAACCTCCGACAGATCGTCACCGCCTGCAGCGATGGCGCGCTCGCCGCACAGGCGGCCGCCCGATACATTGAAATGATGAAGTAA